From Tiliqua scincoides isolate rTilSci1 chromosome 2, rTilSci1.hap2, whole genome shotgun sequence, the proteins below share one genomic window:
- the FAM81B gene encoding protein FAM81B, producing MSTEDTTDVVKYLEKTVSSSFLPAIPAVSGSRMHSLEDRISNQERTTAVLLDQAFRIKDGITSYFQGNKSFQHEDTAARQLLENHIQIITSIVKKLSHDIEMLERQIKSRDNVTSGTNYAVQSLDHKHLQGVGDLRGRVARCDASIAKLSGDTNIIRHEIQKLEKEIHTIQSTLENYANNVEMKVMQLLGKLETANSEQNSNLKAVQGDQHHELQLLDLKISGLLNDLKDQIQNQRKWTENEMRRSEQEQIFLTNQLLGTMKDRLDAVEKKMEEGIHYLSKRVESVDKAQRFDTEILTQVKNDQNKLHARITRFEKLMWNQLEEMQSEYRSGFQSIRDSLDALKQIQTTKLKLEKEKFKQDMKKIRRKITALQDD from the exons ATGTCTACAGAAGACACTACAGATGTGGTTAAATACCTTGAAAA AACTGT GAGTTCATCTTTCTTGCCTGCAATTCCTGCTGTTTCTGGAAGCAGAATGCATTCTCTTGAAGACCGAATATCCAATCAGGAGAGGACCACAGCTGTTCTTCTTGATCAGGCCTTTCGGATCAAAGATGGCATTACATCTTACTTTCAGGGAAATAAAAGCTTTCAGCATGAAGACACTGCAGCCCGCCAACTACTGGAGAATCACATACAGATTATCACAAGCATCGTTAAAAAGCTGAGCCATGACATTGAG ATGTTGGAGAGGCAAATAAAATCAAGAGATAATGTGACATCAGGAACTAACTATGCTGTGCAAAGTCTGGATCATAAACATCTGCAGGGAGTTGGAGATCTACGTGGAAGAGTGGCTAG ATGCGATGCCAGCATTGCAAAACTCTCAGGAGATACGAATATCATCAGGCATGAGATTCAAAAACTAGAGAAAGAAATTCATACCATCCAGTCTACTTTGGAAAATTATGCTAATAATGTAGAGATGAAG GTAATGCAGCTATTAGGAAAGCTTGAGACTGCAAACTCAGAGCAAAACTCCAATCTGAAGGCAGTGCAAGGGGATCAGCACCATGAATTGCAGCTCTTGGATCTCAA AATCAGTGGTCTTTTAAATGACTTGAAGGATCAAATTCAAAACCAACGAAAGTGGACAGAAAATGAGATGAGGAGATCTGAGCAAGAGCAAATCTTTCTCACAAATCAGCTTCTTGGTACAATGAAGGACAGACTG gatgcaGTGGAAAAGAAGATGGAAGAAGGGATTCATTATCTGAGCAAAAGGGTAGAAAGTGTAGATAAAGCACAGCGATTTGACACAGAGATTTTGACTCAGGTGAAAAATGATCAAAATAAACTGCATGCAAGAATTACTAGATTTGAAAAACTGATGTGGAATCAGCTGGAAGAAATGCAAAGTGAATACAGATCAG gatttcaatccatccgTGATTCTCTTGATGCCCTTAAACAAATACAGACAACCAAGCTGAAACTTGAGAAAGAGAAGTTCAAGCAAGACATGAAGAAGATACGACGAAAGATAACTGCGCTCCAAGATGATTAA